From Arachis stenosperma cultivar V10309 chromosome 2, arast.V10309.gnm1.PFL2, whole genome shotgun sequence, one genomic window encodes:
- the LOC130962758 gene encoding 60S ribosomal protein L38-like gives MWDLDIKDINSPKQIREIKDFLLTAHRKDVHSVKIKRIIDVIKFKVCCSKYLYTRCAFDPEKADKLKQSLPSRLVLRNFITDIL, from the exons ATGTGGGATTTAGACATTAAAGATATAAACTCG CCAAAGCAAATTCGTGAGATTAAGGACTTCCTCCTCACAGCCCATAGGAAGGATGTGCACTCTGTGAAAATTAAGCGGATCATAGATGTGATCAAGTTTAAAGTTTGTTGCTCCAAGTACCTGTACACCCGTTGTGCTTTTGACCCAGAGAAGGCTGATAAATTGAAGCAATCACTCCCTTCCAGGCTAGTTTTAAGAAATTTTATTACTGAtatattatga